From a single Stomoxys calcitrans chromosome 4, idStoCalc2.1, whole genome shotgun sequence genomic region:
- the LOC106084417 gene encoding ras-related protein Rab-35 isoform X2, whose protein sequence is MSRGFDHLFKLLIIGDSGVGKSSLLIRFSDDTFSGSYITTIGVDFKIRTLVIDGKRVKLQIWDTAGQERFRTITSTYYRGTHGVIVVYDVTNGESFANVRRWLDEIQNNCDVVNKVLVGNKNDDPERKVVITEDAQRFAQQMDIELFETSAKDNIKVEEMFLSITRQVLQHKLRTAQNEQQKDTINLKKSNKPKKSRCCS, encoded by the exons GTGTTGGTAAATCTTCGTTACTTATACGCTTCTCAGATGACACATTTTCGGGCAGTTATATAACCACAATTGGCGTAGATTTTAAAATACGCACATTAGTCATCGATGGTAAGCGTGTAAAATTACAAATCTGGGATACGGCGGGCCAAGAAAGATTTCGTACCATAACGAGCACTTATTATCGTGGAACGCATGGTGTTATAGTTGTATACGATGTAACGAATGGTGAATCATTTGCAAATGTCCGCCGATGGTTGGAtgaaatacaaaataattgtgATGTTGTAAACAAAGTATTAG TTGGCAATAAGAACGATGATCCCGAACGAAAAGTTGTTATCACCGAAGATGCGCAGCGATTTGCACAACAAATGGATATTGAACTATTCGAAACATCTGCCAAAGACAATATCAAAGTAGAGGAAATGTTCCTTTCGATAACGAGACAAGTCCTCCAGCACAAGTTGCGTACCGCACAAAACGAACAACAAAAAGATACCATCAATTTGAAAAAATCCAACAAACCAAAAAAGAGTAGATGTTGTAGTTGA
- the LOC106084417 gene encoding ras-related protein Rab-35 isoform X1, translating to MSRGFDHLFKLLIIGDSGVGKTSLLLRFSDDAFNGCHITTIGVDFKIRTLVIDEKRVKVQIWDTAGQERFRTITSTYYRGTHGVIVVYDVTDGGSFKNVRRWLDEIQNNCGVLNVILVGNKNDDPEKKVVATDDARRFAESCDIELFETSAKDNIGVNEMFHSITRQVLRDKIQTDKQEDEQKKATIKLIKSNKSKKRKCCR from the exons GTGTTGGTAAGACTTCGCTGCTTTTGCGATTCTCGGATGACGCCTTTAATGGATGTCACATAACCACAATCGGGGTAGATTTTAAAATACGAACTTTAGTCATTGATGAAAAGCGTGTAAAGGTACAAATCTGGGATACAGCTGGTCAGGAACGCTTTCGTACAATTACCAGCACTTATTATCGTGGAACACATGGCGTCATTGTGGTCTACGATGTAACTGATGGAGGATCGTTTAAAAATGTGCGACGTTGGTTAGACGAAATTCAAAATAACTGTGGTGTGTTAAACGTTATATTAG TGGGAAACAAGAACGATGATCCCGAAAAAAAGGTTGTTGCTACCGATGACGCTCGCAGGTTTGCCGAATCATGTGATATCGAACTTTTCGAAACATCGGCTAAGGATAACATTGGGGTTAATGAAATGTTTCACTCTATAACAAGACAGGTGCTTCGGGACAAGATACAGACCGACAAACAGGAAGACGAACAGAAAAAAGCTACCATTAAATTAATCAAGTCAAATAAATCGAAAAAGAGAAAATGCTGCAGATAG
- the LOC131997252 gene encoding serine/arginine repetitive matrix protein 1-like, with translation MLRDISKFVKSCESCQRYKPSQRAPAGEMLLSIPEEPWATVCADFVGPLPRTKHGNTTLLVFIDRFSKWVELVPQRKATVEGVVKAFRERILGRFGTPKVFITDNGSQFTSRVLEKYLQEIGVRRQFTAPYTPQENPTERANRTVKTMIAQLCKNQHNKWDEHIPEINLAVNTSTSESTGYSPAYLVQGREPRLPSALYDECAIGTGTRKQDPNDKAKELREVFKIVRNQLGRSGEDQRRHYNLRRRSWKPAVGDLVLVRQHPLSKAIDSFAAKLAPKYDGPYEVLSYPSPVIVSVRGRVKGDVRTAHLSEIKPLTTADEVDQHTNAKRTVEHCLSITSPISSRPSLDTSPTALPPHPIMGPEQTPVKTKAYFKQQWQQQETAQGSRGPGRSIPRRRRPLESRRRASKSPRPQQLQLPPCYVRLERMVTKPVSRPVVAVRPIPRPAMAPGQTSGEAQPRLRPATPPAQRPLVEPLVRRPTAPIQDTIVLSSDSEGPPTQTRPYRLLPRRPPTPPLEVIQIVELSSDEEVLPNSLPRPFRFVPSNPPTPPPEVSPAQSSDESSAEELGVMGPAPAVSTSPRYVDSTASETEMPTSRRNPRLTATRVPTPPPARLSSAIVVPTPPLQRNYAYNCQERLPDEVQPALQRHIRVALAFHVPHRQYKKVVEICGRRYRIMVNRQGKVFVMPR, from the coding sequence ATGCTGCGGGATATATCGAAATTCGTCAAGAGCTGCGAATCCTGTCAACGGTACAAACCAAGTCAGCGGGCACCAGCAGGAGAAATGTTACTGAGTATTCCAGAAGAGCCGTGGGCAACCGTGTGCGCCGATTTTGTGGGCCCGCTCCCAAGAACCAAGCATGGGAACACGACGTTGCTGgtgtttatcgaccgattctcCAAATGGGTTGAGCTGGTGCCACAACGGAAGGCAACTGTCGAGGGAGTGGTCAAGGCATTTCGTGAGCGAATACTTGGTAGGTTTGGTACTCCGAAAGTCTTTATCACCGACAATGGCAGCCAGTTTACCAGTCGAGTACTGGAAAAATACCTGCAAGAGATCGGTGTGCGAAGACAATTTACCGCGCCATACACTCCGCAGGAGAACCCCACGGAACGAGCCAATAGAACCGTGAAGACTATGATAGCTCAGCTCTGTAAAAATCAACACAACAAATGGGATGAGCACATACCGGAGATAAACCTCGCGGTCAATACGAGCACATCCGAATCTACTGGCTACAGCCCCGCATATTTAGTGCAGGGTCGAGAACCTCGTTTGCCTAGCGCTTTGTACGACGAATGTGCCATTGGAACTGGCACAAGGAAGCAGGACCCCAACGACAAAGCCAAGGAACTTCGCGAAGTCTTCAAGATTGTACGCAATCAGCTGGGACGATCGGGGGAAGATCAAAGAAGACACTACAACCTGAGGCGAAGGTCATGGAAACCAGCAGTAGGAGACCTGGTGTTAGTTCGGCAACACCCGCTGTCCAAGGCCATCGATAGCTTTGCAGCGAAGCTCGCCCCAAAATACGATGGCCCGTACGAGGTTCTGAGTTATCCGTCCCCAGTAATAGTCAGTGTACGTGGACGTGTCAAAGGAGACGTCCGAACAGCCCATCTCAGCGAGATAAAACCTCTTACTACAGCGGACGAAGTTGACCAACACACTAACGCGAAAAGAACGGTAGAACATTGCTTAAGTATTACCTCTCCAATCTCTTCTCGCCCGTCTCTAGATACTTCACCTACAGCGTTACCGCCGCACCCAATCATGGGTCCCGAACAGACCCCGGTGAAAACAAAGGCCTATTTCAAGCAGCAGTGGCAACAGCAAGAGACTGCACAAGGCAGCCGAGGCCCCGGCCGATCAATTCCCCGCAGAAGGCGCCCGCTAGAATCCCGCAGACGGGCCTCGAAGTCTCCTCGGCCACAGCAGTTGCAGCTACCCCCGTGCTACGTAAGGCTGGAGAGGATGGTGACCAAGCCCGTCTCGCGCCCGGTAGTGGCGGTGCGACCAATACCCAGGCCAGCCATGGCACCGGGGCAAACTAGCGGTGAGGCGCAACCCAGGCTGAGGCCAGCAACACCCCCGGCACAGAGACCGCTGGTGGAACCCCTAGTGCGTAGGCCGACCGCACCCATCCAGGACACAATCGTCCTGTCGTCAGACTCCGAGGGGCCGCCGACACAGACGCGGCCATACCGGTTGCTACCTAGACGTCCACCGACGCCCCCGCTGGAGGTAATACAAATTGTGGAATTGTCATCCGACGAGGAGGTACTGCCAAACTCGCTACCGCGCCCCTTCAGGTTCGTACCCTCAAATCCACCGACCCCGCCGCCCGAGGTATCCCCAGCTCAGAGTTCCGATGAGTCATCAGCTGAGGAGCTAGGCGTGATGGGACCTGCACCGGCTGTGTCGACGTCGCCGCGTTACGTTGATTCGACCGCTTCCGAGACGGAGATGCCGACGTCCAGGCGAAACCCACGCTTGACAGCGACCCGGGTCCCGACCCCGCCACCAGCACGATTGTCCAGCGCAATTGTGGTACCGACGCCACCTCTACAGCGGAACTACGCCTACAACTGCCAAGAGCGCTTGCCGGACGAGGTCCAGCCGGCCCTCCAACGCCACATCCGGGTAGCCCTAGCCTTCCATGTGCCGCATCGGCAGTACAAGAAGGTAGTGGAGATCTGCGGCCGCCGCTACCGCATTATGGTTAACCGCCAAGGGAAGGTGTTCGTAATGCCGAGATGA
- the LOC131996942 gene encoding uncharacterized protein K02A2.6-like produces MEDGKERPIAYASQTLSVTERKYPQFDIEALAIVWAAQKFFLYLYARHFTLITDHKPLPQILHPDKGLPTDTKTNINADFCSRAIDTNMIGKIREEYDEFDNFVIRQMQQLPTTPERIASETRKDDELGKIVRLLEAGKCLKSHGYKSPVVNYKLFGDCLVFEHRVVIPPKLQHNVLKDLHAAHQGVVKMKDVARYFVYWPGLDKHIEDVAKACDECGRFANVPVKFGGHHWQYPKQPWERINIDWWSFCGKNVITSAYSKWIEVKITPSTSSAATINALDELFSSFGDTITVVSDNGMGFSSAEFKDYLTRIGV; encoded by the exons ATGGAGGATGGTAAAGAGAGGCCGATAGCATATGCTAGCCAGACATTGTCGGTCACTGAACGGAAATATCCACAATTTGATATAGAAGCTCTGGCTATTGTGTGGGCAGCACAgaagttttttctttatttgtatGCAAGACATTTCACATTGATAACGGATCATAAGCCATTGCCGCAGATTTTGCATCCTGATAAAGGCCTTCCAAC GGATACtaagactaatatcaatgcTGATTTCTGCTCAAGAGCAATTGATACGAACATGATTGGCAAGATCCGAGAAGAATATGACGAATTCGATAATTTTGTAATAAGACAAATGCAGCAATTGCCCACAACCCCAGAGCGAATCGCTTCGGAAACTCGTAAAGATGACGAATTGGGCAAAATAGTGAGGTTATTGGAGGCTGGGAAATGCCTCAAATCGCATGGATATAAATCACCAGTTGTAAATTATAAACTTTTCGGTGATTGTTTAGTATTTGAGCACCGTGTTGTAATTCCACCGAAACTCCAACACAACGTACTTAAAGACCTTCACGCCGCTCATCAAGGCGTTGTTAAAATGAAAGACGTCGCCAGGTATTTCGTTTACTGGCCAGGGTTGGATAAGCATATAGAAGATGTAGCCAAGGCATGTGATGAATGTGGACGATTTGCAAATGTACCAGTGAAGTTTGGTGGACATCATTGGCAGTATCCAAAGCAACCATGGGAACGAATCAACATTGATTGGTGGTCCTTTTGTGGGAAGAATGTTATTACAAGCGCTTACAGTAAGTGGATTGAAGTTAAGATAACGCCATCAACTTCGTCAGCAGCTACGATTAATGCCTTGGATGAGCTATTTTCAAGCTTTGGAGATACGATTACGGTCGTATCGGACAATGGAATGGGTTTTTCATCTGCAGAATTCAAGGATTATTTGACGCGAATTGGAGTGTAA